A single Pseudodesulfovibrio aespoeensis Aspo-2 DNA region contains:
- a CDS encoding thiamine pyrophosphate-dependent enzyme, protein MTEMQEKLVFTRPESVIDRATHYCPGCHHGIAHRLVGELLDELKLTEKTLLVASIGCSVFLYNYLDVDAVEAPHGRAPAVATGVKRARPDNFVFTYQGDGDLASIGMAEIMHAANRGEKICVVFVNNTVYGMTGGQMAPTTLIGQKTTTTPAGRCITHEGSPIRMAEIIASLGGVAYAARGSLDCVKNIRAAKKYLKKAFDCQINATGFGFVELLSGCPTNWKMTPVQANERLQNEMIPYFPLGVFKDISEEGGIC, encoded by the coding sequence ATGACTGAGATGCAAGAAAAACTCGTCTTCACCCGGCCCGAAAGCGTCATCGACCGGGCCACCCACTACTGCCCCGGCTGCCACCACGGCATTGCCCACAGGCTGGTGGGCGAACTGCTCGACGAGCTGAAACTGACGGAAAAAACGCTGCTGGTGGCCTCCATCGGCTGCTCGGTCTTCCTCTACAACTACCTCGACGTGGACGCGGTCGAAGCGCCCCACGGACGCGCCCCGGCAGTGGCCACCGGCGTCAAACGCGCCCGGCCCGACAACTTCGTCTTCACCTACCAGGGCGATGGCGACCTCGCCTCCATCGGCATGGCCGAGATCATGCACGCCGCCAACCGGGGCGAGAAAATCTGCGTGGTCTTTGTCAACAACACGGTCTACGGCATGACCGGCGGCCAGATGGCCCCCACCACCCTGATCGGCCAGAAGACCACCACCACGCCCGCAGGACGCTGCATCACCCACGAGGGCTCGCCCATCCGCATGGCCGAGATCATCGCCTCCCTGGGCGGTGTGGCCTACGCCGCGCGCGGCTCGCTTGATTGCGTCAAGAACATCCGCGCAGCCAAGAAGTACCTCAAAAAAGCCTTTGACTGCCAGATCAATGCCACCGGCTTCGGGTTCGTGGAGCTGCTCTCCGGCTGCCCCACCAACTGGAAGATGACCCCGGTCCAGGCCAACGAGCGGCTGCAAAACGAGATGATTCCCTACTTCCCGCTCGGGGTGTTCAAGGACATTTCCGAGGAAGGAGGAATCTGCTGA
- a CDS encoding 2-oxoacid:acceptor oxidoreductase family protein, translating to MRYIDAIIAGFGGQGVMLIGNLLAYAGMKDGLNVTYIPVYGPEMRGGTANCTVVLSEEDIGSPIIHRPKSLIAMNRPSLDKFQSRVADNGVHIINSSLIDMELADTKRLKCLAVPCNEIADQLGNTRMANMVAIGAYAQATGIVPLKAVIDSLENVISPHYHKLIPANTKAIQAGADHVA from the coding sequence ATGCGCTACATCGACGCAATCATCGCGGGTTTCGGCGGCCAGGGCGTCATGCTCATCGGCAACCTGCTCGCCTATGCAGGCATGAAGGACGGACTCAACGTCACCTATATCCCGGTCTACGGACCCGAGATGCGCGGCGGCACCGCCAACTGCACCGTGGTCCTGTCCGAGGAAGACATCGGGTCGCCCATCATCCACCGGCCCAAATCCCTCATCGCCATGAACCGACCGTCACTGGACAAGTTCCAGTCCCGCGTCGCTGACAACGGCGTGCATATCATCAACTCCTCGCTCATTGACATGGAGCTGGCCGATACCAAACGCCTCAAATGCCTTGCCGTGCCCTGCAACGAAATCGCCGACCAGCTCGGCAATACCCGCATGGCCAACATGGTCGCCATCGGCGCCTACGCCCAGGCCACCGGCATCGTCCCCCTCAAGGCAGTCATCGACTCCCTGGAAAACGTCATCTCGCCACACTACCACAAACTCATCCCCGCCAACACCAAAGCCATCCAGGCCGGGGCAGACCACGTGGCCTAG
- a CDS encoding 3-methyl-2-oxobutanoate dehydrogenase subunit VorB: MSKQPERIFVKGNEAIARGALAARCKCFFGYPITPQNDIPEFMSSEMIKAGGDFVQAESEVAAANMLLGAGAAGIRAMTSSSSPGMSLKQEAISYMAGSEIPAVIVNMNRGGPGLGDIGPAQGDYYQSTRGGGHGDYRHFTFGPGTVQEAYDLTIRAFDIAFEHRTPVLILGDAILGQMKEPITPWAPEGVDDEAGRGWAITGRTNARETGRKKRLIKSLFLGEGELAGQNRHLQAKYDAWTDLAECEQFETEDAELVICAYGSIGRIAKSAVRTFRKQGHKVGLLRPITLYPFPSADLKKLAQAGKRFLTIEHNLGQMVDDVRLAIRTVADSDFFPIYPGNLPTPDELEAPILACLEGK; the protein is encoded by the coding sequence GCTATCCCATCACCCCGCAGAACGACATCCCGGAATTCATGTCCTCGGAGATGATCAAGGCGGGCGGCGATTTCGTCCAGGCCGAGTCCGAGGTGGCTGCGGCCAACATGCTGCTTGGCGCAGGCGCGGCAGGCATCCGGGCCATGACCTCGTCGTCGTCGCCGGGCATGTCGCTCAAGCAGGAGGCGATCTCCTACATGGCCGGGTCCGAGATCCCGGCAGTCATCGTCAACATGAACCGGGGCGGACCGGGCTTGGGCGACATCGGCCCGGCCCAGGGCGACTACTACCAGTCCACCCGCGGCGGCGGACACGGCGACTACCGCCACTTCACCTTTGGCCCCGGCACCGTGCAGGAGGCCTACGACCTGACCATCCGCGCGTTCGACATCGCCTTTGAACACCGCACCCCGGTGCTCATCCTGGGCGACGCCATCCTCGGACAGATGAAGGAACCCATCACCCCCTGGGCGCCCGAAGGCGTGGACGACGAGGCCGGACGCGGCTGGGCCATCACGGGCCGCACCAACGCCCGCGAGACCGGACGCAAAAAACGGCTCATCAAGTCCCTGTTCCTGGGCGAGGGCGAGCTGGCCGGGCAGAACAGACACCTCCAGGCCAAGTACGACGCCTGGACCGATCTGGCCGAGTGCGAACAGTTCGAGACCGAGGACGCCGAGCTTGTCATCTGCGCCTACGGCTCCATCGGCCGCATCGCCAAATCCGCAGTGCGCACCTTCCGCAAGCAGGGCCACAAGGTCGGCCTGCTGCGGCCCATCACCCTCTACCCCTTCCCCAGCGCAGACCTCAAAAAGCTGGCCCAGGCGGGCAAGCGGTTCCTGACCATCGAGCACAACCTGGGCCAGATGGTGGACGACGTGCGCCTGGCCATCCGCACCGTGGCCGACTCGGACTTCTTCCCCATCTATCCCGGCAACCTGCCCACCCCGGACGAACTGGAAGCCCCCATTCTCGCCTGCCTGGAGGGTAAATAA